In Corylus avellana chromosome ca2, CavTom2PMs-1.0, the following proteins share a genomic window:
- the LOC132170512 gene encoding uncharacterized protein LOC132170512 — protein sequence MRKRDLAILMLSAFAIFFSLQHEGDFSFREAWMHLSDEYPIKYEAERLPPPIVADLNGDGKKEVLIATHDAKIQVLEPHARRVDEGFSDAFVLADVSLLPDKIRISSGRRAVAMAAGIVDRDKPGQAPKQVLVVVTSGWSVMCFDHNLKKLWENNLQKDFPHNAHHREISISISSYALKHGDAGLVIVGGRMEMQPHIVMDPFEEIGMAEKNAEQHRRSAAENETSENPGTVELRHFAFYAFAGRSGALRWDRKNENIEAHSSDASQLIPQHNYKLDVHALNSRHPGEFECREFRESILGVMPHHWDRREDTLLKLAHFRRHKRKTLKKTSGKTTNYPFNKPEENHPPGKDSTKKISKLIGKAANYAGSAKSKKLSPYIPTITNYTKIWWVPNVVVAHQKEGIEVIHLATGRTTCKLHLQEGGLHADINGDGVLDHVQVVGGNGAEQTVVSGSMDVLRPCWAVATSGVPVREQLFNASICHHSAFNFFQHGEYSRYYGRTSDVTSLEVATPILIPRSDGHRHRKGSHGDVIFLTNRGEITSYSPGLHGHDADWQWQLSTGATWSNLPSPSGMMDAGVVIPTLKAFSLRVHDNQEVILAAGDQEAVVISPGGSLLASVDLPAAPTHALICEDFSNDGLTDLILVTSSGVYGFVQTRQPGALFFSTLVGCLILVMGVIFVTQHLNSIKGKPRPSSGPR from the exons ATGAGGAAGCGAGACTTGGCCATCCTTATGCTCTCCGCTTTCGccatcttcttctctcttcaG CACGAGGGCGATTTCTCGTTCAGAGAGGCGTGGATGCATCTATCCGATGAGTACCCTATCAAATACGAGGCTGAGCGCCTCCCTCCGCCGATCGTTGCCGACTTGAACGGTGATGGCAAGAAAGAAGTCCTCATCGCCACCCACGACGCCAAGATTCAG GTATTGGAGCCACATGCAAGGCGTGTGGACGAGGGGTTCAGTGATGCGTTTGTGCTGGCAGATGTGAGCCTGTTGCCTGACAAAATCAGAATTTCATCTGGGAGGCGGGCCGTGGCAATGGCCGCGGGCATTGTCGACCGAGATAAACCTGGACAGGCACCGAAGCAGGTCCTGGTTGTTGTTACCTCAGGTTGGTCTGTGATGTGCTTCGACCACAACCTCAAGAAGCTATGGGAAAACAATTTGCAG AAGGATTTCCCACATAATGCTCACCACAGGGAGATATCAATCTCGATAAGCAGTTATGCCCTTAAGCATGGAGATGCTGGATTAGTGATTGTTGGTGGGAGAATGGAAATGCAGCCTCAt ATTGTCATGGATCCTTTTGAAGAAATAGGGATGGCAGAAAAAAATGCTGAGCAACATAGAAGAAGTGCTGCTGAAAATGAG ACTTCCGAGAACCCCGGAACTGTGGAATTACGCCattttgcattttatgcatTTGCTGGTCGATCTGGTGCACTTCGATGGGATAGAAAGAACGAG AATATTGAAGCACATTCATCCGATGcgtcacaattaattccacagCATAACTACAAGCTTGATGTTCACGCTCTGAATAGTCGTCATCCTGGAGAG TTTGAATGCAGGGAATTCAGAGAATCAATCCTTGGAGTGATGCCACATCACTGG GATCGGAGAGAAGACACTTTGTTGAAGCTGGCACATTTTAGGCGGCACAAAAggaaaactttgaaaaaaacatCTGGAAAGACCACAAACTACCCTTTTAACAAGCCCGAGGAAAACCATCCTCCTGGGAAAGACTcaactaaaaaaatttcaaaacttattGGAAAGGCTGCAAATTATGCTGGTTCAGCAAAGTCTAAGAAG CTATCACCTTATATTCCGACCATAACAAACTACACAAAGATTTGGTGGGTTCCTAATGTTGTTGTGGCTCATCAAAAGGAAGGGATAGAAGTCATTCATTTGGCAACAGGTCGCACTACTTGTAAG CTTCATCTTCAAGAAGGCGGCCTTCATGCTGATATTAATGGTGATGGAGTCCTAGATCATGTCCAG GTTGTTGGGGGAAATGGTGCTGAGCAGACTGTTGTTAGTGGATCCATGGACGTGTTGCGACCGTGTTGGGCTGTTGCGACCTCCGGTGTACCAGTACGAGAACAACTCTTCAATGCTTCAATATGTCATCATAGTGCCTTTAACTTTTTCCAACATGGAGAATATTCCAGGTACTATGGTCGAACATCAGATGTAACTTCTTTAGAGGTTGCAACACCCATTCTCATCCCAAGAAGTGATGGTCATAGGCATCGTAAGGGAAGCCATGGCGATGTTATCTTCTTGACAAATCGAGGGGAG ATAACATCATACTCCCCTGGCTTGCACGGCCATGATGCTGATTGGCAATGGCAACTATCTACTGGTGCTACATGGTCAAATCTTCCATCTCCATCAGGTATGATGGATGCTGGTGTCGTGATCCCTACGCTGAAGGCATTTTCCTTGCGCGTGCACGATAATCAAGAAGTGATCCTTGCAGCAGGGGATCAAGAAGCAGTGGTGATATCCCCAGGAGGAAGTCTGTTAGCATCAGTTGATCTTCCTGCGGCACCAACGCATGCCCTTATATGCGAGGACTTCTCAAATGATGGACTCACCGACCTTATTCTTGTGACTTCTAGTGGGGTGTATGGCTTTGTTCAGACCAGGCAACCAGGTGCCCTGTTCTTCAGCACACTGGTCGGTTGCCTTATACTTGTGATGGGGGTCATATTTGTCACCCAACACTTGAATTCTATCAAGGGGAAGCCCCGACCTTCATCTGGTCCTCGGTGA